Part of the Paenibacillus sp. FSL R7-0273 genome is shown below.
CGGCATCTCCGGCATAACCGGAACCGGGAAGCCCGGCGGAGGAGCCGTAACCTCGAGATTCCCCTTGTTGCGGCTAGGGGAAGGGCCCTGGAAGATTTCTGCCATTCTGGACGGGTCCAGACTGAAATTAAACTGCACATTATGATAGCCCATATCCACGAACTTACGGCATTCCGGATATTTGTTGATATCATAATTGGGAACAGGGAACAGATTCCCCCAGTTGACTCCAAGCGTTTCCAGTGCCTTGGCAAATGCATTCTGATGTGCGTTATCGCGCACGATCAGGAACCCTAGCGTCTCACGGAACGTTTTGTTGGAGCTCATCTCGTAAATCCGGGTTTTCTGCAGCACTCCCGTTGATTCCAGCACTACATTGTCAAGCAGGTCACTGATCAGATTCCCGTGGCTGTAGACGTAGTTACCGAGCCAGGGATTCCCCATGGCATCCACCGGCAGCGATGCCTGCGCGCCCATAATGTAGTGATGGGGATTGGCATGCTTCACCGCTTCATCCAGCGGAGCACCGTCTTGGCCGGCATTACCGGCCTGATTCTCACCGGAGCCATTGAGGAGCTGGTTAATGGTATGCTGAACCAGATCCACATGGGCAATCTCCTCCAGGAATACGCCGCGCATGAGATCGCGGAACTGGGTGTCTTTGCCGCGGAAGTTGCTGCTCTGGAAGAAATACTGCATCATGGTCCGCATTTCCCCGTAATGACCGCCCAGAATCTCCTGCAGTACCTTTGCAGCCGCAGGATCGGGCTTGTCAACCACGATGTCGTTGATCAGGCCTTCCTTGTAGAAATACAATTGATCCCCTCCTTTGTGCTTGAGTTTTTATATCCCCGAAGAGCAGTTACGCCTTTACGGCCTCAGGTCTTTTTACCTGGAGCGGAGGAGGGATCAGCCAGCCGTTTTTCTTGGTTAGATGAAGAACCTTCAATCCAAGCGCGGCTTTGGTGAGATGATATTTGGCGAACAATGCGCCTACATCCTCACGGATGGATTGACCCATAGCCTGGCTGCAGGCTACCAGTCCGGCCGCGCTGTCGGCAGCCAGCATGGCTGCAATTTCAGGATCAGTAAATCTTGCTCCAACCGGAATATCCTCCAGCCGGGCTTCAGGACGCTGCGGCATCGCTGGCGCAGACGCCAGTCCCTGGTCAGCCAGCAACGAATCCAATTCGCTGATTTCAAGCTCAGCCTGATCAATCATCGCCCCAAGGATTTTTTTTAGATCATGATCACCGGCGTGGTACATATAAGCACGGTAGCAGGATAAAGCTCCTTTGGCTACTGTCGAGGCTGTCCATACGCTAAAAATCTCCCCGTAATGCATCGGCTCGTCTTTGGGGTTGCCGCCTAAAATTCCTGTCATGGTTATGCTCCTTTGTCATTAAAGTGAAATATGGAACAACGATAGCATGCCCTAAAATGAACAGATTTTGCAGAAGGATTTATCCGTAATTCTGGAAAAAGAAAAGCTGCTATACTCCTAAAGAGGAATACAGCAGCTTGTTATCGCAATATTTGCCGGTCTTAGTCTTTGAACAGAACTCTGAAGCTGAAGGGCTCAAGCTTAAGCCTGATCTCACCATTGTCTGCAGCAGCAGCTTCTCCGGAAAGGGCATCCTTCCAGTTGCCCTCAAGGGCCTGCACCAGGGCAGCCGGTTCAGCGGATGGATTCATCCAGACCGTACAATGCTCTTCAGCATTATAACGCTCGTAGATCAGCGGGCGTTCCTGCTGGTTGCTCTGGAGGAAGCGGAATTCTCCTGTACGGAGCACCGGATGCTCCTTGCGGAGCCTGATCAGCTGCTTGTAGGTATGATGCAGATCACGGTCCTGATGCTCTTCCTCCCAGATCATGCATTTCCGGCAATCCGGGTCCCCTTCACCATCAAGGCCGATCTCATCCCCGTAATAAATACAAGGCGTTCCGGTAAAAGTAAGCAGAAAGGCAACCGCCAGCTTGAGCTTATTTTTGTCACCGCCAAGCTGTGTAAGCAGCCGCGGGGTATCATGGCTGGCCAAGAGATTAAACAGCACCTCGTTGGCCTGCTGCGGATACCGCATCAGTAAGCCGCTGATATATTCTGAGAAGGTCTGCGCATCCATATCATCGCCCTGCAGAAATTCAATCAGTCGATTTGACAGCGGATAATTCATGACAGAATCAAACTGGTCGCCATGCAGCCAGCGAAGGGAATCGTTCCAGTTCTCACCGATAATATAGGCGTCCGGGTTAATTGCTTTGATCCGGGTGCGGAATTCCTTCCAGAACTTGTGGTCAATTTCATTGGCCACATCCAGCCTCCAGCCGTCCATCCCGAGCTCCTTGAGCCAATACTCGGCAATATTCAGCAGATATTCGCGTGTCTCCGGATTGGCTGTATTCAGCTTGGGCATTTCAGCAAAGAACCCGAAGGCATCGTAAGTTGGTTTGCCGTCCTTGACCTGTACCGGAAATTCGTTGATATGAAACCAGTCCGCATATTTGGACTTTTCCCCGTGCAGGGTAACATCCTTGAACTGTGGAGAGTTGGAGCCGATATGATTAAATACGGCATCAAGAACAATACGGATACCTTTGGAGTGTGCTTCATCCACCAATTTTTTTAACAGCTCTGTATCACCGAAATGCGGATCGATTGTCATATAATCGGTGGTGTCATATTTATGATTGGTAGGTGCCTCAAAAATAGGCGTCAGATAAATGGCCGTAATGCCCAAGTCCTCCAGGTAATCGAGATGATCGATGATCCCCTGCAGATCCCCGCCGAAAAAATTGTCCGTAGCAGGCTTTCCGCCCCATGGCGAAATATCCTCCGGGTCGTTGCTTGTATCGCCATTAGCAAACCGCTCAGGCATAATCTGATAAAATACAGCTGATTTAGCCCATTCGGGCGCCTGGAAAATATCAACCTCATGGATATAAGGCCAGTCAAAAAAACCGCCCGGAGCCTCAGGCTCTTCTATGAAAATCCCGTTTTCGGTCATCCATATCGTCTCTGCACCGGAATGAAAGCGGAAGGCATAGGAGAACCGGCGGTGGTCCGGCTTTACCGTTGTCTGCCAGTAATCAAACAGACGGTCAGTGCCTACTTTCTGCATTTCATATTCGTGATGGTAGGTTTCCCAGTCGTATTTATCACCGGTCAGCGCATAGATGCGTTCCACATTCTGCTTTTTGGTCCGGACGCGTAAATGAAAGGTATCCTTGTCATATGGATAGGACCAGTTGCTGTGCGGGACATGATGCAGGCTTTCCAGATGAATGCTGGTTGTAAGGTTAGCACAGCTGATGGCTTGTTCATTAGAAATCATTGCAGTCCCTCCCGGATCTGTGTTGTTGGTCTATGATTAGCAGTATTACCGTTGTAAAAAGGGTTAAGCCCGAGCCCTATATTTGCCGTCAAAAAAAGCCCGGATTCACCGGGCTGCCGGAATTGTATGCCTCCTTGTGAATTCATAAAGTGCTACATTATAAATAACCCGCGCCGGAGGAACTAAACACAGGAATTTGTATTTTCTGGATGCAGGTGAAGTAATGCTCATGTTCAAGCAGATACACTAAATTATATATAGTACCTTATAATATGTTATAATGGATTTCTTACTGCAAACTATGAAGAATAGAGGTCGCCAGAGGATGAAATGTAAAATTAACCGCAACGCCGCTAAAGTCCTGAAGGACATGCTGAACACACCGGAAGCGGAAGGCAAGAAAATCCGCGTAGTGATTACCCAGAATCACGGGGACCACGGCCACTATGATGTGACCCTGGATACACCGGCTGAGCATGATGAGATTGTAGCAACCGACAAGGATATCGAGGTGCTGCTGGATACACGTGAGCCGCTGCTGGACGGGGTATGGATTCAATACTTCTACGTGCCGCAGGAGGGCTTCTTCATCACCAATCCATCTACCGGTTTCCTTGAAAAATAAGCATTACACATTAAAAAGCGTTCAACCCGTTGCAAAAGGGTTGAACGCTTTTTTTGATCGGAAGGAGCGGATGTTCAGGAACGGGGATTCCCGTTCATGCCGTTTACCACACTCCAATTATGATTGACAGTTGCCGGAATCCGTCCCCGCTCCAGAATATAATCGGCGATCAGCTCGACCATGTCAGTCGGGATGTCCTTCACGACCGGCTTATCCTGGAACATGGTGAAATTCCCGCCGCCCGCGGCCCGGTAATTATTCATGACCACATCATATTCGGCGTCGGCCATCAGCGGCTGCCCGTTCTGCTCAAGCCGGGCGACACGCCGGCCGGCAGGCTGCGAAATGTCCAGAACATAGTCTATGCCCTCCCACATATCATAGTTGAAATGCTGGGGCTTGGGCCTAAGGAACGACGGATTCACTGAAATTTGCCCCTCGGCATTGATTTCGAAGTACTCTGCCGACTGCTCCAGAGCCGCCTTAATATCGCTTCCCGACACACGGAGCACCTTTAATGTATTAGGGTAGATGTAATTAGCCACGATCTCGCGCATGGTTATGCATTCCCCAAAGCCCGGAGACACGTTATCGAACAGGGCGGCAGCCGAGATGCCTGCCCCGGAGGCATTCATCTGCACGCGGTGGATAAATTCAATTAACGGATGCTCCTGAAGCCGTGCCTGCGCATGGGAGTGAACCGTCATATCCCCGTCCAGGAAGCCGAACGGCTGATCCAGCCAGGCCTGCGTCAGCTCCTCAATTTCATGGACAAGCTGCAGGATTCCCGGGTCCGGCGCATGCTCCCCGGCAGAGATCAGCTCGGACCGGCAGCCGGTCATGCTCCACCCTTCATGGTTTTTCTCCAGCTGCAGTGTCACCTTCCCCAAAAACCGGCCCTCATTCCCGGGCTGAATAACATGCACCCCGTTAATGCAAGCCGTTAGAACCCGGTGCTGATGGCCCGTGAACAGCACATCTATACCCGGTACCTGCTCACAAAGTGCATAGCCCGCATTCTCCCCGGTCAACGGCTCCGTTACCTGTCCGGTTTCAGGATCCCGCTCTAACCCCCCGTGATAGGAAACGATTATTATATCTGCCTGCCCCTCCGTTTTCATAAGAGGAATCCATTTCTGCGCAGCCGCTACCGGATCTTCGAATTGCAGGCCTTCAATATGGCCCGGCTGTTCCCAGACTGGAATATATGAGGTGGTCAGCCCCAGAATGCCGATCCGCAGGCCGTTCTCCAGCTCCCGGACAATATACGGCTTGCCGAAGGCAGGCTGTCCTGTAGACGAATCCACGATATTGGCTGACAGCCACGGAAAGCTTGAAGCCTCTGCCGCACTCCGCAGATACGGCAGACCGTAATTGAACTCGTGATTGCCGAGGACAGCCGCATCATAGCCCAGCTCATTCAGGCACGCAATGACCGGATTCGGCAATGAAGCATTTACCTTAGCATGATAATAGGTCAGCGGGGTGCCCTGCAGACAATCGCCGTTATCAATCAGTATCGTCTCAGGGGCGGAGCGCCGGATATCCTTGATTATACCGGCAATCCGGGCTAGCCCGTGTCCGGCCTCTTTCCGGGTAGCATAGCTGCTTGGCAGGATAAATCCATGCAGATCGCTCGTTTCTAACAACACAATTTCATAGTGCTGAGCTGGCATTTTGTCTCTCCTTTGCAGGCTAATCTAGAAAACTTTGCTTATTCTATCACACTATTTCGCGAATCAACAGACTCTGGAAGTTTTATCATAGTGATTACAAATTCATGCCAGATCGTTAACAAATGAATTATATAGTGGTTAAGCACTCATAAAATCCGGTCTTGTAAAAGACAAAAAAAGTGGAGGGTCTTTAAGTGAAAAAAAGAATCCAGCATCTGTTCACAGGAGTACTTGCAATCGGGCTATTGGCAGGTTGCGGCAACAACAACACAGGCAGCAACGGAGCTGCGAATGCAGCTGCAAATAATGCAACACCGGCAGCAACAGCACAGCAGGAGACAAGCACGGCAATTGATGTTCTGAAGGTCAGCTTTGTTCCGTCAAAGGACCCGGATCAGATCATTACAGCCACTGAGCCGTTAAAGGAGCTGCTGAAAACTCAGCTGGGCACCAAGGGCTTCACTGTAGGAGACGTTCAAATTGATGTCGGAACCACCTATGAAGCAGTCGGCGAAGCACTTAGTGCCGGAACAACTGATGTCGGCCTGATTCCAGGCGGTACTTACGCGCTGTACGATGACGGTGCTGAGGTTCTGCTGACATCCACCCGTAAAGCCCTTTCTAATGATTCCGAGAATCCAAAGGACTGGAACGACAACAAGCCGACTACAGGGCTTGATGATCAGCAGGCTTCCTACTACCGTT
Proteins encoded:
- a CDS encoding bifunctional metallophosphatase/5'-nucleotidase; its protein translation is MPAQHYEIVLLETSDLHGFILPSSYATRKEAGHGLARIAGIIKDIRRSAPETILIDNGDCLQGTPLTYYHAKVNASLPNPVIACLNELGYDAAVLGNHEFNYGLPYLRSAAEASSFPWLSANIVDSSTGQPAFGKPYIVRELENGLRIGILGLTTSYIPVWEQPGHIEGLQFEDPVAAAQKWIPLMKTEGQADIIIVSYHGGLERDPETGQVTEPLTGENAGYALCEQVPGIDVLFTGHQHRVLTACINGVHVIQPGNEGRFLGKVTLQLEKNHEGWSMTGCRSELISAGEHAPDPGILQLVHEIEELTQAWLDQPFGFLDGDMTVHSHAQARLQEHPLIEFIHRVQMNASGAGISAAALFDNVSPGFGECITMREIVANYIYPNTLKVLRVSGSDIKAALEQSAEYFEINAEGQISVNPSFLRPKPQHFNYDMWEGIDYVLDISQPAGRRVARLEQNGQPLMADAEYDVVMNNYRAAGGGNFTMFQDKPVVKDIPTDMVELIADYILERGRIPATVNHNWSVVNGMNGNPRS
- a CDS encoding DUF3231 family protein gives rise to the protein MTGILGGNPKDEPMHYGEIFSVWTASTVAKGALSCYRAYMYHAGDHDLKKILGAMIDQAELEISELDSLLADQGLASAPAMPQRPEARLEDIPVGARFTDPEIAAMLAADSAAGLVACSQAMGQSIREDVGALFAKYHLTKAALGLKVLHLTKKNGWLIPPPLQVKRPEAVKA
- a CDS encoding alpha-glycosidase; the protein is MISNEQAISCANLTTSIHLESLHHVPHSNWSYPYDKDTFHLRVRTKKQNVERIYALTGDKYDWETYHHEYEMQKVGTDRLFDYWQTTVKPDHRRFSYAFRFHSGAETIWMTENGIFIEEPEAPGGFFDWPYIHEVDIFQAPEWAKSAVFYQIMPERFANGDTSNDPEDISPWGGKPATDNFFGGDLQGIIDHLDYLEDLGITAIYLTPIFEAPTNHKYDTTDYMTIDPHFGDTELLKKLVDEAHSKGIRIVLDAVFNHIGSNSPQFKDVTLHGEKSKYADWFHINEFPVQVKDGKPTYDAFGFFAEMPKLNTANPETREYLLNIAEYWLKELGMDGWRLDVANEIDHKFWKEFRTRIKAINPDAYIIGENWNDSLRWLHGDQFDSVMNYPLSNRLIEFLQGDDMDAQTFSEYISGLLMRYPQQANEVLFNLLASHDTPRLLTQLGGDKNKLKLAVAFLLTFTGTPCIYYGDEIGLDGEGDPDCRKCMIWEEEHQDRDLHHTYKQLIRLRKEHPVLRTGEFRFLQSNQQERPLIYERYNAEEHCTVWMNPSAEPAALVQALEGNWKDALSGEAAAADNGEIRLKLEPFSFRVLFKD
- a CDS encoding manganese catalase family protein; amino-acid sequence: MYFYKEGLINDIVVDKPDPAAAKVLQEILGGHYGEMRTMMQYFFQSSNFRGKDTQFRDLMRGVFLEEIAHVDLVQHTINQLLNGSGENQAGNAGQDGAPLDEAVKHANPHHYIMGAQASLPVDAMGNPWLGNYVYSHGNLISDLLDNVVLESTGVLQKTRIYEMSSNKTFRETLGFLIVRDNAHQNAFAKALETLGVNWGNLFPVPNYDINKYPECRKFVDMGYHNVQFNFSLDPSRMAEIFQGPSPSRNKGNLEVTAPPPGFPVPVMPEMPNEHSPGLQDMFN
- a CDS encoding heme biosynthesis protein HemY, producing the protein MKCKINRNAAKVLKDMLNTPEAEGKKIRVVITQNHGDHGHYDVTLDTPAEHDEIVATDKDIEVLLDTREPLLDGVWIQYFYVPQEGFFITNPSTGFLEK